A part of Gemmatimonadota bacterium genomic DNA contains:
- a CDS encoding DUF4258 domain-containing protein has product MAIIDVIRGKVVEQEYEFAIPHFFEEMADDNLIFLDIEEAIARGKIRRRFTRDPRGTRYEIVGSATDGRQIAIICRIKSTGKLLFITTYALE; this is encoded by the coding sequence GTGGCTATCATAGATGTCATTCGAGGCAAGGTGGTAGAGCAAGAATACGAATTTGCCATACCACATTTTTTTGAAGAAATGGCTGATGATAATCTAATCTTTCTAGATATTGAAGAAGCAATAGCAAGGGGAAAAATCAGACGAAGATTTACACGTGACCCGCGAGGTACACGGTACGAAATTGTAGGTTCCGCAACAGACGGAAGACAAATCGCTATAATATGTCGTATTAAGAGCACCGGGAAATTACTGTTTATCACAACTTACGCTCTGGAGTAG
- a CDS encoding VOC family protein has product MQDAMNLPVENLEEAIPFYEIVMGFRVVSRKDAPCKSAILARDDIQIGLAENGGDPTQEGCFFEVDDVETAFNELKNNGLQNDDPDYRIDQHGDKSFRIFFVIAPDGLCYCLGQQV; this is encoded by the coding sequence ATGCAAGACGCTATGAACCTTCCGGTTGAGAACCTGGAAGAAGCCATCCCTTTTTACGAAATAGTCATGGGATTTCGGGTCGTATCTCGGAAGGACGCGCCCTGTAAGTCCGCTATACTCGCAAGAGACGATATCCAGATCGGCCTGGCAGAAAATGGTGGCGACCCGACTCAAGAGGGGTGTTTTTTTGAAGTGGATGATGTCGAAACCGCCTTCAACGAATTGAAGAATAATGGATTGCAAAATGACGACCCCGATTATCGGATTGACCAACACGGCGATAAATCCTTCCGCATATTCTTTGTCATCGCACCAGACGGGTTGTGCTATTGTCTTGGTCAACAGGTATAA
- a CDS encoding phytanoyl-CoA dioxygenase family protein, with amino-acid sequence MAMIDMKQIEALEDATDLLQNPETLRRQAKENGYLFFRNLLDPERVIEVRHQILSICRDHGWLMDGSEVTEGIANPDIQVVESRDSRWQAFYGDVLKIRDFHALALEPPLIRAFEVLFGEHVLPHSRNICRLVFPDTDTHSTPPHQDNYFIGGSDETWTAWIPYGDCPEELGGLAVARGSHRRGKLETFEGVGPGGRQVPVEEDSVWIGGDYMCGDVIILHSLTIHQGRDNESADRLRISADYRYQPRSHPVRDDSLQPHMNWLTWEDVYGKWDESDPVKYYWQKWDLDIVAREV; translated from the coding sequence ATGGCAATGATTGACATGAAACAAATCGAGGCACTGGAGGATGCGACGGATTTGTTACAGAATCCGGAGACGCTTCGGCGACAGGCAAAAGAGAATGGGTATCTGTTCTTTCGCAACCTGCTCGATCCGGAACGTGTAATCGAGGTTCGACATCAGATCCTCAGTATCTGTCGGGATCATGGGTGGCTGATGGATGGCTCTGAAGTGACAGAGGGCATCGCAAATCCCGACATTCAGGTCGTCGAGAGCAGAGACTCGCGCTGGCAGGCGTTTTATGGTGATGTTCTGAAAATTCGAGACTTTCACGCACTGGCACTCGAACCTCCTCTGATTCGGGCATTTGAAGTTCTATTCGGCGAACATGTGCTCCCGCACAGCCGAAACATCTGCCGCCTTGTCTTCCCTGATACAGATACCCATTCGACCCCACCGCACCAGGACAATTACTTTATCGGAGGATCGGACGAGACCTGGACAGCATGGATCCCCTATGGTGACTGTCCCGAGGAACTCGGTGGACTTGCCGTCGCCCGAGGCTCGCACCGACGCGGGAAACTGGAAACATTCGAAGGTGTGGGACCGGGTGGCCGTCAAGTTCCCGTCGAAGAGGATTCCGTCTGGATCGGCGGCGACTATATGTGCGGCGACGTGATTATTCTACACAGTCTGACCATTCATCAGGGACGAGATAACGAGTCGGCAGACCGTCTGCGGATTTCGGCTGATTACCGATATCAACCGCGAAGCCATCCAGTTCGAGATGATTCACTACAGCCGCACATGAATTGGCTGACCTGGGAAGATGTGTACGGAAAATGGGACGAGAGCGATCCGGTCAAATATTACTGGCAGAAATGGGATCTGGATATTGTTGCGAGAGAGGTCTAA
- a CDS encoding chromosome partitioning protein ParB — protein sequence MPQKHSTIRDGKRLVWYTEKLWKQSNGLSTFEIDISSIKELDEDCWFGEKKPTLREIARHCKKINTASLKYPIILNADGSLMDGGHRLCKAILEGHKTIIAVQFTSMPEPDEIHELVP from the coding sequence GTGCCACAGAAACACAGCACAATACGCGATGGCAAACGGCTTGTGTGGTACACCGAAAAACTCTGGAAACAGTCCAACGGTCTTTCTACATTTGAAATCGATATATCATCAATCAAAGAGTTAGACGAAGACTGCTGGTTTGGAGAAAAGAAGCCTACCCTCAGAGAGATCGCGCGACATTGTAAAAAAATTAACACTGCATCTCTGAAATATCCTATCATTCTAAATGCAGATGGTTCACTCATGGATGGTGGTCACCGCCTGTGTAAAGCAATACTTGAAGGTCACAAGACCATAATAGCTGTCCAATTCACATCCATGCCCGAGCCAGATGAAATACATGAGTTGGTCCCCTGA
- a CDS encoding GNAT family N-acetyltransferase: protein MTIIIREPSKNDARSLAEVHVRSWQAAYKGQLPDDILDNLSVDQREKQWHLTLNSPSNKVLVAEVDQRIIAFISFGPVRDEGLDKNSIGEVYAIYALEEFWDRGIGRKLMEASLTALRDMNCSIVKIWLLDTNQRAISFYRKFGFSADGAQKVEPLAGVERKEIRYSLSMV, encoded by the coding sequence ATGACAATAATAATCCGAGAACCTTCCAAAAACGACGCCAGAAGCCTGGCCGAAGTCCACGTTCGGTCATGGCAGGCTGCGTACAAGGGGCAATTGCCCGATGACATCCTCGATAATTTATCTGTTGACCAGAGGGAGAAACAATGGCACCTGACCCTCAATAGTCCCTCCAACAAAGTACTTGTAGCCGAAGTAGATCAAAGGATCATTGCTTTCATCAGCTTTGGCCCCGTACGAGATGAAGGACTGGATAAAAACTCCATTGGCGAAGTCTATGCAATCTATGCCCTTGAAGAATTCTGGGACCGTGGCATTGGTCGAAAACTGATGGAAGCATCTCTTACGGCCCTTCGCGATATGAATTGCTCGATCGTAAAAATTTGGCTTCTCGATACCAACCAGAGGGCGATTTCCTTTTATCGAAAATTCGGATTCAGCGCGGATGGTGCACAAAAAGTAGAACCCCTTGCAGGGGTTGAACGGAAAGAAATCCGATACAGTCTGAGTATGGTCTGA
- a CDS encoding NUDIX domain-containing protein: MNLRNAAKALIQRGDQILVTENIDDKGLWYILPGGGMEPGKETLIDALKRECQEEIGADVAVEDLNFVREYITDNHEGSRTKGVHLIDFIFRCSVDERYNASEAPEGDSIQVGVKWMSISELKNLRFYPKPLLDYLDSESGAPPIYLGDIT; encoded by the coding sequence ATGAACTTGCGAAATGCAGCCAAGGCTCTGATTCAGAGAGGCGACCAAATTCTCGTTACCGAGAATATCGATGACAAAGGTCTTTGGTACATTCTGCCAGGGGGAGGCATGGAACCTGGAAAAGAGACACTTATAGATGCTCTCAAGCGGGAGTGCCAGGAAGAAATAGGTGCAGATGTCGCAGTTGAAGATTTAAACTTTGTTCGAGAATATATCACAGACAATCATGAGGGTTCCCGGACTAAGGGTGTCCATCTAATTGACTTCATCTTCCGATGTTCCGTTGATGAAAGATATAATGCCTCCGAAGCCCCAGAGGGAGATTCGATCCAGGTTGGGGTGAAATGGATGAGCATTAGTGAACTCAAGAACCTGAGATTCTATCCTAAGCCTTTACTCGATTATCTTGACTCTGAATCCGGGGCACCTCCTATATACCTGGGAGATATTACCTGA
- a CDS encoding alkaline phosphatase family protein, giving the protein MKILILTVLMLIPTRMMAAELLAGPMISHTTTSSAIIWVETDAPAKVTVDYWTQTGRAMTITRAAKETMTSESYPHTGTVTLSGLVQNARVHYAISVNGKQIRALVPQVFRTMPAMQSRQNDSTYVADFSVGFGSCLNPGTQPMQPAFAEVLQHRPNAFLFIGDINYMPGRSSHYGEEPDPVRYAMAGYHREVRHVPEIRALMATTPSYGIWDDHDYGPNNSDRTFSYREETLELYRRYWPNSGGGTSQTKGIFHKFRISDVEFFMLDDRYHRDPNEAEDRKTMFGRGQIDWLKASLKASTATFKVIANGNSMVVDFTGRGERWDNFGTERDDFLKWMFAENITGVVFIAGDWHVGTLNRLYREGQDTYPLFELLSSNAAVRTDPIVQRSRSGWRGNPQSIATVYPGFNFGLLRFSGPKGNRELNMKIVDKDGNVQIKYVLGENDLR; this is encoded by the coding sequence ATGAAAATTTTGATCCTGACAGTACTGATGCTTATTCCAACGCGGATGATGGCCGCAGAGCTACTTGCAGGTCCAATGATAAGCCACACGACGACATCATCGGCGATAATCTGGGTTGAGACAGACGCGCCAGCGAAGGTCACAGTAGATTACTGGACACAAACGGGCAGAGCAATGACGATCACCCGTGCAGCAAAAGAAACGATGACCTCAGAAAGCTATCCCCACACTGGCACGGTGACACTGAGTGGACTTGTGCAGAACGCGAGGGTTCACTACGCGATTTCGGTAAATGGGAAACAGATAAGAGCACTTGTCCCCCAGGTATTCCGCACAATGCCCGCGATGCAATCGCGACAGAATGATTCAACCTACGTCGCTGATTTCTCCGTGGGATTCGGATCCTGCTTGAACCCGGGAACACAGCCCATGCAACCTGCATTTGCAGAAGTCTTGCAGCACCGCCCAAACGCATTTCTCTTTATTGGCGACATCAACTACATGCCGGGACGATCCAGCCACTATGGGGAGGAACCGGACCCAGTCCGCTATGCAATGGCGGGATATCATCGCGAAGTACGACATGTACCGGAGATCAGAGCACTCATGGCAACGACGCCCAGCTATGGGATCTGGGACGACCACGACTATGGCCCCAACAACTCCGATCGTACATTCTCCTACCGGGAAGAGACCCTGGAACTGTATCGACGATATTGGCCGAACTCGGGCGGGGGCACTTCCCAGACAAAGGGGATCTTTCACAAGTTTCGAATTTCCGATGTCGAGTTCTTCATGCTCGACGACCGCTATCATAGGGACCCGAACGAAGCAGAAGACCGCAAGACAATGTTCGGCCGGGGCCAGATCGACTGGCTGAAAGCATCCCTGAAGGCGAGCACGGCGACATTCAAAGTAATCGCCAATGGAAATAGCATGGTCGTTGACTTCACGGGACGCGGCGAACGCTGGGACAATTTCGGCACAGAGCGGGACGACTTCCTGAAATGGATGTTCGCCGAAAACATCACCGGTGTCGTCTTCATCGCAGGCGATTGGCACGTTGGGACGCTCAACCGCCTCTATCGCGAGGGACAGGACACCTATCCCCTCTTTGAATTGCTCAGTTCCAACGCCGCCGTCAGAACAGACCCAATCGTCCAGAGATCCCGCTCGGGCTGGCGCGGAAACCCACAGAGTATCGCAACAGTCTATCCCGGTTTCAACTTCGGGCTACTCCGTTTCTCAGGCCCTAAAGGCAACCGCGAGCTAAACATGAAAATCGTCGATAAAGATGGGAACGTACAGATCAAATACGTGTTGGGGGAAAATGATCTGAGATGA
- a CDS encoding Ldh family oxidoreductase: MPVYIPEDARRIMPDLLRDFATAALHKVGLPDGDAALIARYLVDVDLRGVASHGTRQLRRYVAEFREGRINPQPEIAQIMDAPSMAIFDGDGGAGYLVATRATEAVIEKAKTNGIAVASTRNHGHVGSAGIYARLALTRDLATFCVAGGIAWEKPTRPDATVWDAMSAPPMCFGIPTAEGPSFVLDMNANMLKDRSKLAEALQTFPDFIFKSLGMRFTSWFLAGILAGTATPESHRPKFSSATRGFMIVAIDVAQLGDLEAYKAEISRILRESRSLNPMPGLSSAEVPGSLEWQREQEREQSGIPLTEEHLDMLQHIATEINVPIPWES; the protein is encoded by the coding sequence ATGCCCGTTTATATCCCCGAAGACGCCAGGCGCATCATGCCCGATCTGTTGCGCGACTTTGCTACCGCAGCATTGCACAAAGTCGGTTTGCCAGATGGCGATGCCGCGTTGATCGCGCGCTATCTTGTAGATGTGGATTTGCGCGGGGTGGCCTCACACGGCACGCGACAGTTGCGGCGGTATGTGGCTGAGTTTCGAGAAGGGCGCATTAACCCACAGCCCGAAATTGCCCAGATCATGGATGCCCCTTCAATGGCGATTTTTGATGGCGATGGCGGTGCGGGTTACCTCGTAGCAACGCGGGCAACAGAGGCCGTCATTGAAAAGGCGAAAACAAACGGCATTGCCGTTGCGAGCACGCGCAATCACGGCCATGTGGGCAGCGCGGGGATCTACGCGCGGCTGGCACTAACACGCGACCTGGCGACCTTTTGCGTGGCAGGGGGAATCGCCTGGGAAAAACCGACACGCCCCGATGCAACGGTATGGGATGCGATGTCTGCCCCCCCGATGTGTTTTGGCATACCAACTGCAGAAGGTCCGTCTTTTGTACTGGACATGAACGCAAACATGTTGAAAGACCGCAGCAAACTCGCCGAGGCATTGCAGACATTCCCGGATTTTATTTTTAAAAGTTTGGGCATGCGATTTACATCGTGGTTCCTGGCGGGTATTTTAGCAGGCACAGCAACACCTGAATCGCACAGACCAAAATTTTCAAGCGCTACGCGGGGATTTATGATTGTGGCAATTGATGTGGCTCAGCTGGGAGACCTGGAGGCTTATAAGGCAGAAATCTCTCGCATCTTGCGCGAAAGCCGGTCGCTGAACCCCATGCCGGGCTTGTCGAGCGCCGAAGTCCCCGGCAGCTTGGAATGGCAACGCGAACAAGAACGCGAGCAAAGCGGCATCCCGCTGACCGAAGAGCATCTCGACATGTTGCAACATATTGCCACAGAGATCAATGTACCCATTCCCTGGGAGTCATAA
- a CDS encoding phytanoyl-CoA dioxygenase family protein: MKLNRDEFLETGYLIVKEAVPRDKLERVRQAYETLVDHQRENWKAERAENDPPGGVWETAPQPRLQLSRQPLVNQIDQETAPAVEVWLEENIHGVSTELLDVADGAGTEMMMMCNPVRDHGPAKWHRDHHPIDTAPLQGYIDDILEGGPRYVQWNIPLYDDSVLWVIPGSHLRLNTPEENELLLADPCRPLPNSVQTHLKAGDGVVYILPILHWGSNYSPKMRRTIHGGFSTHTSIDDLSFTNYISPQAQEAFARWNNRSEQMKQHTEDALRAVLSGDGTAYLSALDNLHPWRAEKGRILSTVFLCKAALAIRLRKDPPLQDIAEDLQRRLLGKHPITLNWGSKFAERFTPEEAHLLWDRFSPLEARLQSDEEHFVPGFQSIPMKHYFNEMPSDYSTADFIASWTEQ, from the coding sequence ATGAAACTCAACCGCGACGAATTTCTGGAAACAGGCTACCTCATCGTCAAGGAAGCCGTACCACGTGACAAACTCGAACGCGTACGACAGGCGTACGAAACGCTCGTTGACCACCAGCGCGAAAACTGGAAAGCCGAGCGTGCGGAAAACGATCCACCTGGAGGCGTATGGGAAACAGCACCGCAGCCTCGCCTGCAACTCTCAAGGCAGCCGCTCGTCAATCAGATCGACCAGGAGACCGCACCAGCGGTCGAAGTATGGCTCGAAGAGAACATCCACGGGGTTAGCACAGAGCTTCTCGATGTAGCGGACGGAGCCGGCACAGAAATGATGATGATGTGCAACCCCGTCAGGGATCACGGACCGGCAAAGTGGCACCGCGATCACCATCCGATCGACACAGCACCGCTCCAGGGCTATATCGACGACATCCTCGAAGGAGGCCCGCGTTACGTCCAGTGGAACATCCCGCTCTACGACGATAGCGTCCTCTGGGTGATACCGGGCAGCCATCTGCGGCTGAACACCCCAGAAGAGAACGAGCTATTGTTGGCAGACCCCTGTCGTCCGCTACCCAATAGCGTACAGACCCATCTCAAAGCCGGTGACGGCGTCGTCTATATCCTCCCTATCCTCCACTGGGGCAGCAACTACAGCCCAAAAATGCGACGAACCATCCACGGTGGCTTCTCGACCCACACTTCAATTGACGACCTCTCGTTTACCAACTACATTTCTCCGCAGGCACAGGAGGCATTCGCGCGCTGGAACAACCGCAGCGAACAAATGAAGCAGCATACGGAAGACGCACTGAGAGCCGTTCTCTCTGGCGATGGCACCGCGTATCTCAGTGCCCTGGACAACCTCCATCCGTGGCGAGCTGAAAAAGGCAGAATTCTGTCAACCGTATTCCTCTGCAAAGCGGCACTTGCGATTCGACTGCGAAAAGATCCCCCGCTTCAGGACATCGCCGAAGACCTCCAGCGTCGCCTGCTGGGAAAACATCCCATCACGCTCAACTGGGGATCGAAATTCGCCGAACGATTCACTCCAGAAGAAGCCCACTTACTCTGGGATCGCTTCAGCCCACTCGAAGCACGACTCCAATCGGACGAAGAACACTTTGTGCCGGGCTTTCAGTCCATTCCTATGAAGCACTATTTCAACGAAATGCCCTCGGACTATAGCACGGCGGACTTCATCGCCAGTTGGACGGAACAGTAA
- a CDS encoding type II toxin-antitoxin system PemK/MazF family toxin: MAIERGEIYFVNLNPVKGREQAGQRPVLVLSIDAINRLPLVVTVVVGTSGANITRDYPTNIRLQSAETGLDSETVFLGFQIRSLDSKRFPDRATGRVSGATLKKVEAVVRYCLGL, from the coding sequence ATGGCTATTGAGCGTGGCGAAATATACTTCGTGAACCTCAACCCGGTAAAAGGGCGCGAGCAAGCAGGTCAACGTCCAGTATTGGTTCTGTCCATAGATGCAATTAATCGCTTGCCTCTCGTCGTAACTGTTGTTGTAGGTACCAGTGGTGCTAATATCACACGGGATTATCCTACAAATATTCGACTGCAGTCTGCAGAAACAGGTTTAGATTCGGAAACAGTTTTTCTCGGGTTTCAGATTCGATCATTGGATTCAAAACGCTTTCCAGACCGTGCAACAGGCCGAGTTTCAGGAGCAACTTTAAAAAAGGTAGAGGCGGTTGTTCGATATTGCCTTGGTCTGTAG
- a CDS encoding ATP-binding protein has translation MATVHLLCGRPGSGKTTFARELEETHRAVRYTYDEWMVQLYGRSPEQFEALFNRVSNLIWRIATRNLALGTDVILDKGFWYKRDRENTRQAVAAIDAESKLYFLDAPIDVLRNRTLTRSKSDQDSLWINNQAFAEFINRFEPPGDDEDFVFIQTG, from the coding sequence ATGGCGACTGTTCACCTACTCTGTGGCCGACCGGGTTCGGGTAAGACCACTTTTGCTCGGGAGCTTGAAGAGACTCATAGGGCTGTGCGATACACTTATGACGAGTGGATGGTTCAACTCTACGGCAGATCGCCCGAGCAATTTGAAGCACTTTTCAACCGCGTTTCCAACCTGATCTGGCGCATTGCCACGCGCAATCTCGCCCTCGGCACAGATGTCATACTCGATAAGGGATTCTGGTACAAAAGGGATCGCGAAAATACCAGGCAAGCGGTGGCGGCCATAGACGCAGAATCAAAACTCTATTTCCTCGACGCTCCCATTGACGTGCTGCGAAACCGGACCCTCACTCGTTCAAAAAGCGATCAGGATTCACTTTGGATTAATAACCAGGCATTTGCAGAATTCATCAATCGCTTTGAGCCACCGGGCGATGATGAAGATTTTGTGTTTATCCAGACCGGATAG
- a CDS encoding class I SAM-dependent methyltransferase, translated as MMDDLTDIREFYNAAWDAEANRLERHQLEADITWRYLNLYLPPRGRLLEIGFGTGYYTFPLAKRGYQITAIDLADEYVTRCKAKAEELGLSDQIDFRTGDARQLDGIPRGEFEAVLLMRPLYHLLLEIDRTAALRSAYACLKPGGVIFSAMISRFGILGDLIKDNPSWIENQEAVWSHIEQGHHPANAPKGGFRGYFVRLEEIAPLHERVGFRTLKTVGVEPAISANDESYNTLTGKQRDLWLDLLFEISAEQSTVASSRHILYIGQRPDD; from the coding sequence ATGATGGACGATCTGACCGACATACGCGAGTTTTACAACGCAGCCTGGGATGCAGAGGCAAACAGATTGGAACGCCACCAACTCGAAGCAGATATCACCTGGCGCTATCTAAACCTATATCTCCCACCTCGCGGCAGGCTCCTCGAAATTGGTTTCGGCACGGGATATTACACTTTTCCTCTGGCAAAACGAGGCTATCAGATCACGGCTATTGACCTCGCCGACGAGTACGTCACCCGATGCAAAGCGAAAGCGGAAGAGCTTGGTCTCTCTGATCAAATTGATTTCCGCACTGGCGATGCGCGCCAACTGGATGGGATTCCGCGCGGCGAGTTTGAAGCTGTTCTCCTCATGAGGCCTCTGTATCACCTATTACTTGAAATCGACCGAACAGCAGCTCTGCGGTCCGCTTACGCTTGCCTGAAACCAGGGGGTGTGATCTTTTCTGCAATGATTTCCAGATTCGGTATTCTTGGGGACCTCATCAAGGACAACCCCTCGTGGATTGAGAACCAGGAAGCGGTTTGGTCACACATAGAACAAGGCCACCACCCCGCCAATGCTCCAAAAGGAGGCTTTCGGGGCTATTTTGTTAGGCTGGAAGAAATCGCACCCCTGCATGAGCGCGTGGGATTTCGCACCCTCAAAACTGTAGGTGTCGAGCCAGCTATCTCCGCAAACGACGAAAGCTATAACACGCTTACAGGAAAACAAAGAGACCTCTGGTTGGATCTCCTATTCGAAATCAGTGCAGAACAAAGCACGGTGGCCTCATCCAGGCACATACTCTACATCGGACAAAGACCTGACGATTAA
- the msrP gene encoding protein-methionine-sulfoxide reductase catalytic subunit MsrP encodes MPKRGWEIPEREATPEDVYMNRRKFMVAAGGALGALAGCGHEKIFTPAERAPTTPTEEPQQPQQPQQPPQPQQPQDPQQPPQPPQQPPDPPQPPQPPQPLYPARLNDEFKELDRPLTEESIAGSYNNFYEFSTGKTQVKPLSENFMTDPWKVEIKGEVPQAKTYDFGDLVRAIPLEERLYRLRCVEAWSMAIPWTGFPMKALIDLVQPLSTAKFVKMTTFLDPNQAPGQLNAPHYPWPYVEGLTMEEATNELAFIATGIYGHEMPNQHGAPIRLVVPWKYGFKSIKSLVSIEFVREQPRTFWNTLVPREYGFFANVNPKVAHPRWSQAQERFITTNASNPEIRPTLLFNGYDQYVMNLYPNEPR; translated from the coding sequence ATGCCAAAACGAGGTTGGGAAATACCTGAAAGAGAAGCAACGCCAGAAGATGTTTATATGAACCGGCGAAAGTTTATGGTAGCCGCAGGAGGTGCCCTGGGGGCGTTAGCGGGCTGCGGACATGAGAAGATTTTTACCCCTGCAGAAAGAGCACCTACTACGCCGACTGAGGAGCCACAACAACCACAGCAACCGCAGCAACCGCCACAACCTCAGCAACCTCAGGATCCACAACAACCGCCACAACCACCGCAGCAACCGCCAGATCCACCTCAACCACCACAGCCACCGCAGCCGCTTTACCCCGCCAGACTCAATGATGAATTCAAGGAACTGGACCGGCCTTTAACCGAGGAGTCAATTGCCGGATCGTACAATAATTTTTATGAATTCAGCACCGGCAAGACTCAGGTAAAGCCGCTATCAGAAAACTTCATGACAGATCCCTGGAAAGTGGAAATCAAGGGAGAGGTCCCTCAGGCAAAGACATATGACTTTGGCGATCTGGTCCGCGCTATTCCGCTGGAAGAACGGCTTTACCGCTTGCGGTGTGTAGAGGCGTGGTCTATGGCGATACCGTGGACCGGTTTTCCGATGAAAGCCCTCATAGACCTGGTACAACCGCTTTCTACGGCAAAATTCGTCAAGATGACAACCTTTCTGGATCCGAATCAGGCTCCTGGCCAGCTCAACGCCCCCCACTATCCCTGGCCCTATGTCGAAGGGCTGACAATGGAAGAAGCGACAAACGAACTCGCTTTTATAGCCACGGGGATTTACGGTCACGAAATGCCCAACCAGCACGGGGCACCCATCCGTCTGGTCGTGCCCTGGAAATACGGCTTTAAGAGCATCAAATCGCTCGTGAGCATTGAGTTTGTCCGCGAGCAACCGAGAACCTTCTGGAATACGCTCGTTCCAAGAGAATACGGTTTCTTTGCCAATGTCAATCCCAAGGTCGCCCATCCCCGGTGGTCTCAAGCCCAGGAACGATTTATCACCACCAATGCTTCGAACCCCGAAATACGCCCGACCCTGCTATTCAATGGGTATGACCAATATGTAATGAATTTATATCCCAACGAACCAAGGTAA